Genomic segment of Panicum virgatum strain AP13 chromosome 9N, P.virgatum_v5, whole genome shotgun sequence:
cttgAAAGGTTGTTGCAAATGAAATGTTAGGAATTGAATTGAGACAGCACATGCACACTTATGACTTATCTGAATCTCTCTAGCATAGGACTGTGTAGTTGTGCTATCTTGATACTTTCCGCTTCTGAACCTTAACATCTTGCAGCTTTagtttgagcttcatcattccgGCTTGAACTTGCACTTCATTTTTGGACGAATCTATTTTGACTACAGTAGCTTGGTTCTTGAGCTTAGGAACATAAACTGAATCACCAACTTCCGgaattccatcttcatttaagGATAAAAAGTAAGGAAAAGTTGCCAGTTTAACTTGTCTTCAGAATGTGAAGGTTAATACTAATACAAAAACAAAGGAGTTTCCCATATAACCTTTACCGTCGTCGGCTGCTGTGGCCAAGTTGGTATCTGTATTATGTGCCTTTCCCATGGCAGCAGTACTTGTTGGCATGTGATCCTTCACTCTCTCAGATTTGGCGTTGTCTGCAGCCTTCTCTTCTTTCACTCTTTCAGCTATTGCGGATTCCTGGAACTGTTGAAACTTCTTACGAATGATAGAACGGGCCATAACTGCATACTCTGAAATTACTCTCGCCTTCCGTTTTCTCTGAGCAGAAGTGTGGTCTAAAATCTTCCTTTGTGCCAGTTCCAAGTTATTATGAAGCTCCTTGGACTGCCTGAGACAGCATCAATAATGAGCAGAAGATATCATTTGACTTAAGAAGTTCCACCTCTGAAGAAGACACAACACTACATAAGACAAGCAGTTTACACTTCACACAATAAGACACGAAAAAAGATATGGAATTAAAGTTCAGTTAGACGGCATAAATACAAAGTCAAAGCAGGTATTGAACAACACATGCCTCAAAATCAGCTCTACTTGTTTTCATCAAAAGAAGGTGTAGGTTGAGCGAAACATTACAGAAAGAAATAAGGCAAAGAATATGTGGCATGGAAAGAGAAGCAAGCATACTCAGCGCAGAACTGCCAAATACACAAATCTATGTATAGCTAAGTCCTCACATAAGAAGGTGTTGTGCCTTCTGAAGATCTTGTTGATAATCTTGTTTGAATCTTTCCATGTCCATTATCAACTGCAAAAGATGAACTTATAGTACTCAACCTTTTTGGATAATAATTCAATTACATGCAAGTTATGAGGGCTAAGATCAATAAAGCTTCCTTcataaaaaaaaaatgcaagttCCGAGTGCAGGCACCGAAGAAAACATACACAGGAACCCCCAAACATGAGAAAAATGCAGCAATGGCAATTCAAGGGAAATCATTATTGTGCCTCCCATTCTTTCAGTTTAACCATTATGGAGAAACAGACTAGTATCTACTATCCTAGCAACTCATAATGAACAAACCCattatttcaaatttcaaaaataataataatgaaCAAATGCAAATTGCTAATGCAAATAATACAAGGGGGGAAAATTAGTACAACGAATAGATGATGGCCCAGTCTTAACTTACAGCATTTATCTCTGCACCAGCTGTTCCAAGTAAACGCCTAGAGCTTTCCACTATATCCGAGGGCAAACCCAGCCTTTCAGCAATATTTATTGCATTTGACCGGCCTACATGTGTAACAAGGCATGAGCAGAAAAGAATAATGAACTAAGAGCAGGTGGTACGTATTAGTGCAGACAACAGTCAAAAACATTATTTACCCCTGTATAAAACATAAAGCCATTCAGCTAGTGTCAAAATGCATATGAGGTGTCCAATTAGTTCATTAGTGCTGTTTCATAAGGCTTAAACTTTTTCCATGCGAGAACAAATAAGAAACACAGGATTAAACAATGCAGATCCCCTTGGCCTTGTAAAAAAGCACATAACACGAGCTGTGGAATTCCAGCATCAGTGATAATACGATATGATTGGCTAGAGTAGTCACCCTGTTTGAGAAAGGGGGTTTTCCATGCAGACACTCAACTTAAAGACGAAAGCCTTCTAGGATCTACTAAGGGCAGTGGCCCAAGCAAATATGAATATAATGATTGGGAAGGGAAACAAAACATAAGGCAACCTGGTATTCCCCATAATATTTTGAAGGTGGGCTTCAGATTCTCCTCATCAAATTCCACGCATGCATTCTCAAATGAGTTATTGCTGAAAGTATTTACAACAATGAGTCATGTTCTCCAAAACATCAATATTGTTCAATGTTCAGTATTTGCTAGGCAACAACTAGTGTGCGTTTACTATTATGTTTAAGAATCATTCAAAAATATTCCATAAAACTATGCAAAAAGATTTCTGTCCTCACTCATTATGTAAGCTGGGGAAAAGTAAGAAACTATGAAGTGGTATCGGCAATTCAGCATCAAGGGATACATGAACAATCTATATTGCCTCACAAACAATAACTTGCACTAGAATTGTTGGTTTTCACAGCAATGTTATTTGGAAATAGGAATGATAAGACAGCTGACAAAAGAAATGTCCGCTTTTAAAGCAAGAGAGGAATAGGTCAACTACGGCTTAGCAGTAAAAAAACATGTGATCCTTAGCCAGTATCATTCAACCTGCACCCAATCTTGTTTTGTAACCATtttcattttcacacttgcaccaGCCAGATATAATTTAGACATTGTTGGTAGCATTGCATCATAGATGGTGCTATAAATGGTGCAAATTTTGGTGGATGGATTGTTCTATGGGAGAATTATTTCTTCAAAGGAAACAGTGAGAGAAGAAATCATTTATAGGTCAAATATATGCATGGTTTTTAAAGTGTTAAGGCGAGGCAAGGCGAGCCACCACCGCCTTATCGCCTAGGCaacgcctaggcgggctaaggcggaCTAATGCGCTTAGGCGAGGCGAGCCACCGCcaccttgtcgcctaggcgactcCTATACGACGCCTTAAGCCTTAAAAACACTGAATATAtgactttttttcaaaaatacttTTAgttggcattcaaagctcacaATCTATACCCTGAACCTTCATTCCATTTGGTGCATAATATATAAGTATTCCCAATACTGAGAAATTAATTCGatccacacacacacccaaaaaAGAAAACTCCAGAGAATAAGAGATCGACTTAATTCAGTATAAGGTCATTGTTAGAATTTTATTCTACCATAATACACGAGAATTTCGAGCTTGGAATGATGAAAACCTGTATTTCAGTGTTTTAAGTTCTCCATGATGAGTTGTTGCTAATGTCAGAAAGGAGCCAACTTCAGCAAAAGATTCCAAAAGAGACATCCCCAAAGCTGCTCCTTCAAGTGGGTTTGTCCCAGCACCTACCTAGTACATATCACTACGAATTTAGAAGACTTAAAGTTCAGAGGATGCTTGAATCATGAAAAAGTCCTTCGTCAGCAAAAACATTCTAGTGATGACTTCAGCACAAGGTATCATCGACAGCAATGCATTTTGAGAATCTTAGAATACAAACAATTGCCACATCCAACTAATGTTTCAAAAAGCACTAGGCACTAGGTGCCCTAGGCACTCCTAAGCCGTTTTACTTTGGGTCATGCCTTGTTAATTAGAGGAAATATGTTATCTTGAAACAAAGAATTTGGCATTAACATGCATCCATGTGTTCCATGACCATAATTCATCTTCCTTCATCCCTAATTCTTTCTAACTCTCGTATATAGATCAAGTCATAAACCATCCAAGGCAGAAAAACATTTTATTTTTGAGGAAGTCCAGAGGGGAGACCCCTACCTAGATTTTACTGATCATGCAGAATGCTGTACAAGTGCATATGGTTACGACATGACCATAATGTAAACACCAATGCATTCTGGGAATCTGACAACATAAACAATCTCCAATGCAAATTTGCAAGGGGTATTTGTCAGAATTCAGAAACATGCATTCTTTAATCTGAACTTTCTGCAGCATGAATAGTATGGGGGATGTGACTGTTAGAGAAAAGAGACAAGAATACCACAGAAAGCATAATGAAAAACATAATCAGCCAGCAAACCATGCCTACGAACATAGCCAAGGAATCAAGATGCATCTAATATTTATCAAGATAGTGGATAAACTGCTTACCTCATCCAAAAGGACCAAAGACTCTGAAGTTGACTCTGCGCGAATGGCCTAATAAAGAAGAAGGCTTGAATTTCATATTGATAACTACGGATTCGGACATGTAGAAATGAAGCTTAACCTTTTTGTGTAAAGATGCATACATTCAGTAACACAATCATTTAAGAGAGTTAGGATTTAGAAACTAGAAAAATGTAATACTAAAGCATACACCAATCTGCTTCAGATGCCCAGAAAATGTAGAGAGTGACTGGGTCAAAGATTGCTCGTCTCCAATGTCAGCATAAACAGCGTTGAACCATGGGATTTTTACTGGTTCAGAAGCTAGAATGTACAGACCTGCAACAAAATGGAAAATATCATATAAGTTATTCCAGTGTGTATTCACTAGAATACTTAAAATGTAGGTGGAAAGTACTTAATATCTTTGGTTTCCTTTTTCAAGAAAATGTGTAGTTGGTGAAACTGCACCAATCATTCCAAAATAATATAACATTAAAATATTCCGCAATTACAAAATCTACAGATGCCTATTTAAGTAGGTAATGTTAATCATAACAGTGAAACAATATGCATGTTGTTCCTCCATTACCTATCTTAGCCATCAACGATGCCAGGCCAACCGTCTTTAAGCTGATTGTTTTACCCCCTGTATTTGGGCCAGTTATGACCAAGACCGTAGTTTCTTCAGCAATCATAAAATCTACTGGTACTGGCTGGTCTTTCTCCAGCTGGGAAACCTGCAAATGGGCGCATAAATTATCCAATGAAACTAACAACAATCATCATTGATACAAAACAAAAACTAACCCTAAGTTTCATAGAATCGAGGACTGATGCCAGTTGATCTTCTGCAATATCTTGCCCGTATATCCTCCTCCTCCGAATCTCCTACAACATGGAAGTAAAATGATAATCACGTAACTATAAATTGACAAACAGCAAATGAAACAGTTCTTATACTCAAGACTATTCAGGAAAGTAAACAAATATATCATCACCTTCAACCAATATTCTTTTATTTAAGGAAAGAATAAGTGAAATAGCTTGGAGCAAGATAAACTCACCGCTGCGGCACTAGCAACATCTCTTTTCGCACTATCAAGATTTTCCTGATATTTCTGGAGAAGTAGTGGATGATATGCATTTGGCATGTACAGTTTCCATGCCTTTTTAGTGGGGTGAGTTGAGAAAGTTTCCTTGGCAGACCCACTTGTAGCACTAGTAACAGTTTCGTTCTCAAAGTTCGGCAAGTACAGATCAGGAAAT
This window contains:
- the LOC120688454 gene encoding endonuclease MutS2-like isoform X1: MLRLSITGLTSPLLPTPAPAVRLRPRPLIRLRLSALAAGAASSLSPSARSLRLLEWGKVCEAVASFAGTAHGRDATKKQLWEVEDVSYEKSQRLLQETEAAVWLLDNAGGAMDFSGLDTVAIESAIHCVSGGAVIKGLEAVAVASLMLFAESLQVNIKAAMKLDEGSRSRLTTLTETILDAAINRSLVKSIQDIVDDDGSVKDTASPELRRHRERVQLLESRLYQLMDKLMRSADNEASLSEVCIVNGRCCIRTTGDKSSTFDGLLLSSGSDAGNMIEPIAAVLLNDELQESRALVAKAELDVLSKLTDKILLELDSIQSLLQETIRLDKVTARAKYSIAYDGTFPDLYLPNFENETVTSATSGSAKETFSTHPTKKAWKLYMPNAYHPLLLQKYQENLDSAKRDVASAAAEIRRRRIYGQDIAEDQLASVLDSMKLRVSQLEKDQPVPVDFMIAEETTVLVITGPNTGGKTISLKTVGLASLMAKIGLYILASEPVKIPWFNAVYADIGDEQSLTQSLSTFSGHLKQIGAIRAESTSESLVLLDEVGAGTNPLEGAALGMSLLESFAEVGSFLTLATTHHGELKTLKYSNNSFENACVEFDEENLKPTFKILWGIPGRSNAINIAERLGLPSDIVESSRRLLGTAGAEINALIMDMERFKQDYQQDLQKAQHLLMQSKELHNNLELAQRKILDHTSAQRKRKARVISEYAVMARSIIRKKFQQFQESAIAERVKEEKAADNAKSERVKDHMPTSTAAMGKAHNTDTNLATAADDGKDGIPEVGDSVYVPKLKNQATVVKIDSSKNEVQVQAGMMKLKLKLQDVKVQKRKVSR
- the LOC120688454 gene encoding endonuclease MutS2-like isoform X2, producing the protein MLRLSITGLTSPLLPTPAPAVRLRPRPLIRLRLSALAAGAASSLSPSARSLRLLEWGKVCEAVASFAGTAHGRDATKKQLWEVEDVSYEKSQRLLQETEAAVWLLDNAGGAMDFSGLDTVAIESAIHCVSGGAVIKGLEAVAVASLMLFAESLQVNIKAAMKLDEGSRSRLTTLTETILDAAINRSLVKSIQDIVDDDGSVKDTASPELRRHRERVQLLESRLYQLMDKLMRSADNEASLSEVCIVNGRCCIRTTGDKSSTFDGLLLSSGSDAGNMIEPIAAVLLNDELQESRALVAKAELDVLSKLTDKILLELDSIQSLLQETIRLDKVTARAKYSIAYDGTFPDLYLPNFENETVTSATSGSAKETFSTHPTKKAWKLYMPNAYHPLLLQKYQENLDSAKRDVASAAAEIRRRRIYGQDIAEDQLASVLDSMKLRVSQLEKDQPVPVDFMIAEETTVLVITGPNTGGKTISLKTVGLASLMAKIGLYILASEPVKIPWFNAVYADIGDEQSLTQSLSTFSGHLKQIGAIRAESTSESLVLLDEVGAGTNPLEGAALGMSLLESFAEVGSFLTLATTHHGELKTLKYSNNSFENACVEFDEENLKPTFKILWGIPGRSNAINIAERLGLPSDIVESSRRLLGTAGAEINALIMDMERFKQDYQQDLQKAQHLLMQSKELHNNLELAQRKILDHTSAQRKRKARVISEYAVMARSIIRKKFQQFQESAIAERVKEEKAADNAKSERVKDHMPTSTAAMGKAHNTDTNLATAADDDGIPEVGDSVYVPKLKNQATVVKIDSSKNEVQVQAGMMKLKLKLQDVKVQKRKVSR